A genome region from Archaeoglobus fulgidus DSM 4304 includes the following:
- a CDS encoding A24 family peptidase C-terminal domain-containing protein, with amino-acid sequence MLDLAKFLVVLGFLLYACKLDLESRIVPNRVWKRMLLVSLPITVYQLFLGKHLIFEYMIAGIFVVMVIALSYALYLIGAYGGADAKAIMALAVIFPFYPTFNGFPLLGPSFSFAFSTLANSVIAAPFLLLFMFLRNLAKEGVRSLKGNLLYYFTGYRAEVGNLPKFHNLLEYIDENGELRRVRRAVEPDEQMINRLRKSGVEKVWVTPALPFLLFITAGYIVAFILGDLLYLLISTILSW; translated from the coding sequence ATGCTGGACCTCGCTAAGTTCCTGGTAGTCCTCGGATTTCTGCTATACGCATGCAAGCTGGATTTAGAGAGCAGGATAGTCCCCAACAGGGTATGGAAGCGCATGCTGCTCGTTTCTTTGCCGATAACAGTTTACCAGCTTTTCTTGGGAAAACACCTCATTTTCGAGTACATGATTGCGGGAATTTTTGTTGTGATGGTCATTGCCCTCTCCTACGCCCTTTACCTAATCGGAGCTTACGGTGGTGCGGATGCAAAGGCAATCATGGCTCTGGCAGTTATCTTCCCTTTCTACCCAACCTTCAACGGCTTCCCTCTTCTCGGGCCTAGCTTCTCCTTTGCCTTCTCCACCCTCGCAAATTCCGTAATAGCCGCACCGTTCCTCCTCCTGTTCATGTTCTTGCGAAATCTGGCGAAAGAAGGGGTAAGGTCGCTGAAGGGGAATTTGCTCTACTATTTCACCGGATACAGGGCTGAGGTTGGAAATCTACCGAAGTTCCACAACCTCCTGGAGTACATAGACGAGAATGGAGAGTTAAGGCGGGTGAGGAGGGCTGTCGAGCCCGATGAGCAGATGATTAACAGATTGAGAAAAAGCGGTGTGGAGAAAGTCTGGGTTACCCCTGCATTGCCCTTCCTTCTCTTCATCACAGCGGGGTATATTGTTGCATTTATTCTTGGGGATTTACTGTATCTGCTAATCTCCACCATTTTAAGCTGGTGA
- the tuf gene encoding translation elongation factor EF-1 subunit alpha yields MAKEKEHINVAFIGHVDHGKSTLIGRLLYETGEIPEHIIEKMRKEAQEKGKATFEFAWVMDRLKEERERGVTIDVAHRKFQTDKYYITIVDCPGHRDFIKNMITGASQADAAVLVMDVVEKVQPQTREHIFLARTLGINQIIVAINKMDRVNYDQKEYEAAKEAVSKLLKMVGYKVDEIPFIPVSAYYGDNVAKKSDKTPWYNGPTLLEAFDLLKPPEKLVDKPLRIPIQDVYSISGVGTVPVGRVESGVLRVGDKVVFEPAGVSGEVKSIEMHHEPIQEAYPGDNIGFNVRGVSKKDIRRGDVAGHPDNPPTVVKDFTAQLVVLQHPTAITVGYTPVVHAHTAQIACRFVELQKKIDPRTGQVKEENPQFLKTGDAAIVKLEPTRPMVIERVKDIPPMGRFAIRDMGMTIGAGMVLDLTPRK; encoded by the coding sequence ATGGCTAAGGAAAAGGAGCACATTAATGTTGCCTTCATAGGGCATGTGGACCACGGAAAGAGCACTCTGATTGGAAGGCTGCTCTACGAAACGGGTGAGATTCCGGAGCACATCATCGAGAAAATGAGGAAAGAGGCTCAGGAGAAGGGCAAAGCCACCTTCGAGTTCGCGTGGGTCATGGACAGACTGAAGGAGGAGAGGGAGAGAGGAGTTACAATCGACGTAGCCCACAGAAAGTTCCAGACCGACAAATACTACATCACCATCGTCGACTGCCCCGGCCACAGGGACTTCATCAAGAACATGATTACCGGCGCATCTCAGGCGGATGCAGCAGTTCTCGTCATGGATGTCGTTGAGAAGGTGCAGCCGCAGACGAGGGAGCACATCTTCCTCGCAAGAACTCTCGGCATTAACCAGATAATCGTGGCTATAAACAAGATGGACAGAGTTAACTACGACCAGAAGGAGTACGAGGCTGCAAAGGAGGCGGTAAGCAAACTTCTCAAGATGGTGGGTTACAAGGTCGACGAGATTCCGTTCATCCCAGTTTCAGCCTACTACGGAGACAATGTTGCAAAGAAGAGCGATAAGACCCCCTGGTACAACGGTCCGACGCTGCTTGAGGCCTTCGACCTGCTCAAGCCACCGGAGAAGCTTGTTGATAAGCCGCTCAGAATTCCCATCCAGGACGTTTACTCAATCAGCGGTGTTGGAACGGTGCCTGTTGGCAGAGTCGAGAGCGGTGTGCTCAGAGTTGGAGACAAGGTCGTGTTCGAGCCTGCCGGCGTAAGCGGTGAGGTAAAGAGCATCGAGATGCACCACGAGCCCATCCAGGAGGCTTATCCGGGTGACAACATCGGCTTCAACGTTAGAGGTGTCAGCAAAAAGGACATCAGGAGAGGAGATGTCGCTGGCCATCCAGACAACCCGCCAACTGTTGTGAAGGACTTCACGGCCCAGCTTGTGGTTCTGCAGCATCCCACAGCAATCACAGTAGGCTACACTCCAGTTGTGCACGCTCACACCGCCCAGATTGCCTGCAGGTTCGTAGAGCTGCAGAAGAAGATTGACCCGAGAACCGGCCAGGTTAAGGAGGAGAACCCGCAGTTCCTCAAGACAGGTGATGCAGCGATTGTCAAGCTTGAGCCAACAAGGCCGATGGTCATCGAGAGAGTCAAGGACATCCCGCCGATGGGCAGGTTCGCCATCAGAGACATGGGCATGACCATCGGAGCCGGAATGGTTCTCGACCTTACCCCAAGAAAATAA
- the rpsJ gene encoding 30S ribosomal protein S10 codes for MPIKGPKARIKLSGLNPRELDRICSQIKEIANKTGVELSGPVPLPTRRMVVPVRKAPDGEGSETWDHWEMRVHKRLIDISADERALRQIMRIQVPRDVNIEIVLES; via the coding sequence ATGCCGATAAAGGGTCCAAAGGCGAGAATTAAGCTCTCCGGCCTGAATCCAAGAGAGCTGGACAGAATTTGCAGCCAGATTAAAGAGATTGCCAACAAGACCGGCGTCGAGCTCAGCGGTCCCGTTCCGCTCCCAACGAGAAGGATGGTTGTGCCTGTGAGAAAGGCTCCCGACGGAGAGGGCAGCGAAACGTGGGACCACTGGGAGATGAGGGTTCACAAGAGGCTGATAGACATCTCCGCCGACGAGAGGGCACTGAGGCAGATTATGAGGATTCAGGTTCCGAGAGACGTGAACATTGAAATAGTCCTCGAATCCTGA
- the rnz gene encoding ribonuclease Z, translating to MLFKITFLGTSGTIPSVERNSPAIFVQFGGQRMLFDCGEGTQRQMMIAKTGFRNLDNIFITHLHTDHFIGLFGLIETMSLNERSRELNVYSPRAEVLRALFEAFGYDQLNYDIRVRELKDGEEVKFDGFKVVAFRTEHIVKSVGYAIIENDRRGKFNREKAEKELGIPPGPLYAKLARGESIVWKGRTITPDMVLGEKRRGRKVVYTGDSRPTKRTVEIARNADILIHDASFKEELKDWAIESGHSTAKEAAEVAREANVKKLILTHISTRYSKDASPLLEEAKKVFENTIIAEDFMSLEVTFDES from the coding sequence ATGTTATTTAAAATCACTTTTCTTGGCACTTCTGGCACAATTCCAAGTGTTGAGAGAAATTCTCCTGCTATTTTTGTTCAATTTGGCGGGCAAAGAATGCTCTTCGACTGCGGTGAGGGGACGCAGAGGCAGATGATGATTGCCAAAACCGGTTTCAGAAACCTCGACAACATATTCATCACCCACCTACACACCGACCACTTCATCGGGCTTTTCGGGCTGATTGAGACCATGTCGCTGAACGAAAGAAGCAGGGAGCTGAACGTTTACTCGCCAAGGGCTGAGGTGCTAAGGGCTCTCTTCGAGGCCTTCGGCTACGACCAGCTGAACTACGATATCAGGGTGAGAGAGCTTAAGGATGGCGAGGAAGTGAAATTTGATGGATTTAAGGTTGTTGCCTTCAGAACGGAGCACATAGTCAAGAGCGTTGGCTACGCCATCATTGAGAACGACAGAAGGGGAAAGTTCAACAGAGAGAAGGCGGAGAAGGAGCTTGGAATCCCTCCCGGGCCGCTTTACGCAAAGCTCGCCAGAGGAGAAAGCATAGTCTGGAAGGGGAGGACAATAACTCCGGACATGGTTCTGGGTGAGAAGAGGAGGGGCAGAAAGGTCGTTTACACAGGTGACAGCAGGCCGACAAAGAGGACAGTTGAGATTGCAAGAAATGCGGATATCCTCATCCACGATGCCTCATTCAAAGAGGAGTTGAAGGACTGGGCTATCGAAAGCGGGCATTCCACGGCGAAGGAGGCTGCCGAAGTTGCAAGAGAGGCGAACGTGAAAAAGCTGATACTTACTCACATCAGCACCCGCTACTCCAAAGACGCCTCTCCACTGCTTGAAGAGGCAAAGAAGGTGTTTGAGAACACGATTATCGCTGAGGATTTTATGAGCCTTGAGGTCACCTTCGATGAGAGCTAA
- a CDS encoding homoserine dehydrogenase: MIKIAIVGFGTVGQGVAELLIRKREEIEKAIGEFKVTAVADSKSSISGDFSLVEALRMKRETGMLRDDAKAIEVVRSADYDVLIEASVTRVDGGEGVNYIREALKRGKHVVTSNKGPLVAEFHGLMSLAERNGVRLMYEATVGGAMPVVKLAKRYLALCEIESVKGIFNGTCNYILSRMEEERLPYEHILKEAQELGYAEADPSYDVEGIDAALKLVIIANTIGVKASYEDVEVTGITQITPEAFQVAAEKGYTIRLIAEVSREKLKVSPRLVPFHHPLAIKGTMNAAMFKTDTAGSIFVAGRGAGKEETASAILSDLYEIYAGPR; the protein is encoded by the coding sequence ATGATAAAGATAGCCATCGTGGGATTCGGAACTGTCGGACAGGGGGTTGCCGAGCTTTTAATCAGGAAAAGGGAGGAGATTGAGAAGGCCATCGGTGAGTTCAAAGTTACGGCGGTTGCAGACTCCAAGAGCTCGATAAGCGGGGACTTCAGCTTAGTTGAAGCGCTGAGAATGAAACGAGAGACCGGAATGCTTAGGGATGATGCAAAGGCCATCGAGGTTGTGAGGAGCGCTGACTACGACGTGCTGATTGAGGCGAGCGTGACGAGAGTTGACGGAGGAGAGGGGGTGAATTACATTCGCGAAGCTCTCAAGAGGGGCAAGCACGTAGTAACCTCCAACAAGGGCCCGCTCGTTGCCGAATTCCACGGTCTGATGAGCCTCGCAGAAAGAAACGGAGTAAGGCTAATGTACGAAGCAACGGTGGGAGGGGCGATGCCCGTCGTAAAGCTGGCCAAAAGGTACCTTGCCCTCTGCGAGATAGAGAGCGTAAAGGGGATATTCAACGGGACTTGCAACTACATCCTCTCGAGAATGGAAGAGGAAAGGCTCCCCTACGAGCATATTCTCAAGGAGGCGCAGGAGCTCGGCTATGCCGAAGCTGACCCGAGCTACGACGTTGAGGGGATAGATGCAGCGCTTAAGCTCGTGATAATTGCGAACACGATAGGTGTTAAAGCTAGTTACGAGGACGTTGAGGTTACGGGGATAACCCAGATAACTCCTGAGGCTTTTCAGGTTGCTGCCGAGAAGGGATACACCATCAGGCTAATTGCAGAGGTTAGCAGAGAAAAGCTAAAGGTCTCCCCCAGACTCGTGCCGTTCCACCACCCCCTTGCAATCAAAGGGACAATGAACGCAGCCATGTTCAAAACAGATACAGCAGGAAGCATCTTCGTGGCGGGAAGGGGAGCAGGAAAGGAGGAGACCGCCTCAGCGATACTGTCAGACCTGTACGAGATCTATGCTGGACCTCGCTAA
- a CDS encoding acetate--CoA ligase family protein, whose protein sequence is MRLLLEHESKALLEKYGIKTAKCIFCETEEQAVKAAKEIGFPVVMKVAGREIIHKSDVGGVILNVKSEDEVREVFQRLMSIPKAEGVNIQPQLEKGIEVIIGVAENEQFGSVAMFGLGGVFVEVLKDVSFRLLPLTRRDAEEMVREVKGYKLLEGYRGVKGDVGAVVDLLLKLNEVVEKEGIVEMDLNPVFVYERGAVVVDARIVVGERKRFEMDVGDISFFFKARSVAVIGASTNPIKVGNSVVRSLMSNKNLRIYPINPNASEILGLKAYPSVKSLPEVPDIAIVTVPAEFVLDAVREAAEAGVKGVVIISSGFKEAEVEEGKVREERLREIARKYGIRIVGPNTFGIVSVVGGINASFTPMFSEVKKGRIALVSQSGGICHYIIHKFRDSGFSHILHLGNRCDVDFPDVMRFLREDENTDVVAVYVEGIDNGRGLFEELKRLCSEKKVVVMKSGRSSVADKASVSHTGSMAGDYRVFASAMKQAGAVVVETPTELIDTAIAMEKFEVSGGVAVLTIQAGLGIVAADIIESSGGRLARFGEETVRKLKSLLPPITLRENPVDLSFSGLNLKVFAEVIDTVCRDDDVGLVMFLYAVAPPSWVLPAEVISQIMGRITKPSILGYSSTPENYAEIKEALKGSKTLIFDSVERAAKVAAILSEKRNYF, encoded by the coding sequence ATGAGATTACTCCTCGAACACGAATCCAAAGCTTTGCTCGAAAAGTATGGCATAAAGACTGCAAAGTGCATCTTCTGCGAAACAGAAGAGCAGGCTGTTAAAGCTGCGAAGGAAATCGGCTTTCCCGTTGTGATGAAGGTTGCAGGGAGGGAAATCATCCATAAAAGCGACGTTGGTGGAGTCATTCTTAACGTTAAATCGGAGGATGAGGTTAGGGAGGTTTTTCAAAGGCTGATGTCCATTCCAAAGGCTGAGGGAGTTAACATTCAGCCCCAGCTTGAGAAGGGGATCGAGGTTATTATTGGCGTTGCAGAGAACGAGCAGTTTGGAAGCGTTGCAATGTTTGGGCTTGGTGGTGTTTTTGTTGAGGTTCTGAAGGATGTCAGCTTCCGGCTTTTGCCCTTAACAAGGAGAGATGCGGAGGAGATGGTTAGGGAGGTTAAGGGGTATAAATTGTTGGAGGGTTACAGAGGGGTTAAGGGAGACGTTGGGGCTGTTGTTGATTTGCTGCTTAAGCTGAATGAGGTTGTTGAAAAGGAAGGAATAGTGGAGATGGACCTGAATCCTGTTTTTGTTTATGAGAGAGGAGCTGTTGTGGTGGATGCGAGGATAGTTGTTGGGGAGAGGAAGAGGTTTGAGATGGATGTTGGGGATATAAGCTTCTTTTTCAAAGCAAGGAGTGTGGCGGTTATTGGGGCCTCCACCAATCCGATAAAGGTCGGAAACTCCGTTGTAAGAAGCCTGATGTCGAACAAAAACCTGAGAATTTACCCGATAAACCCGAATGCCAGCGAAATTCTCGGCCTGAAAGCCTATCCCTCAGTTAAGTCCCTTCCAGAGGTACCGGACATAGCAATTGTAACCGTTCCCGCCGAGTTCGTTCTTGACGCTGTAAGGGAAGCCGCAGAGGCTGGAGTGAAGGGAGTGGTAATAATCTCATCCGGCTTTAAGGAGGCAGAGGTTGAGGAGGGGAAAGTTAGGGAGGAGAGGCTGAGAGAAATTGCCAGAAAGTACGGAATAAGAATTGTAGGGCCCAACACATTTGGTATTGTGAGTGTAGTGGGCGGCATCAACGCGAGCTTTACTCCAATGTTCAGTGAGGTGAAAAAGGGCAGAATAGCGCTGGTTTCGCAGAGCGGTGGGATATGCCACTACATAATCCACAAGTTCAGGGATTCTGGGTTCAGCCATATCCTGCATCTGGGAAACAGATGCGACGTTGATTTTCCCGATGTAATGAGGTTTCTAAGGGAAGATGAAAACACCGACGTAGTTGCGGTGTATGTTGAGGGAATCGACAACGGGAGAGGGCTCTTCGAGGAGCTAAAGAGGCTTTGCAGTGAGAAGAAAGTTGTGGTGATGAAGTCCGGAAGGAGCAGCGTTGCTGACAAAGCATCTGTAAGCCACACGGGCAGCATGGCGGGAGATTACAGAGTCTTCGCTTCAGCGATGAAGCAGGCTGGCGCAGTGGTGGTTGAAACTCCGACGGAGCTTATTGACACAGCAATCGCAATGGAAAAGTTTGAAGTCAGTGGTGGGGTGGCTGTTTTAACAATACAGGCCGGTCTTGGAATCGTTGCGGCTGACATCATCGAAAGCAGCGGGGGGAGATTGGCAAGGTTTGGAGAGGAGACGGTAAGGAAGCTGAAGAGCCTGCTACCCCCCATAACCTTAAGGGAGAACCCCGTTGACCTGTCTTTCAGCGGTCTCAACCTAAAGGTGTTCGCGGAGGTAATCGATACGGTGTGCAGGGATGATGACGTGGGGCTGGTTATGTTTCTCTACGCAGTTGCACCCCCAAGCTGGGTTCTGCCGGCAGAGGTCATATCCCAGATTATGGGCAGAATAACAAAACCATCCATTCTCGGCTACTCCTCAACTCCCGAAAACTACGCAGAGATTAAGGAGGCGCTCAAGGGGTCTAAAACGCTAATCTTTGACTCGGTCGAGAGGGCTGCAAAGGTTGCCGCAATTCTATCAGAGAAACGAAACTATTTTTAA
- a CDS encoding ACT domain-containing protein produces MSDVLITLSVELEDRPGQLLKVLQPISGMGGNIVGIVHQRGKKTPLNRLPVEISFKMDSEKVQKLIDELKSLGIIIRSFNEVRLTATTSVLLIGHLIHTDISDTISSIDVDGEAECVEMHVSMPEISGPSTAIITISASGKEKLKEAVEKLKEVCRKKEIILIEPVNEELV; encoded by the coding sequence ATGAGTGATGTTCTGATTACCCTGAGCGTCGAACTGGAGGACAGGCCGGGCCAGCTGCTGAAAGTTCTACAGCCCATCTCAGGGATGGGGGGAAACATAGTCGGAATAGTCCACCAGAGAGGAAAAAAGACACCTCTGAACAGACTTCCCGTAGAGATTTCTTTCAAAATGGACAGCGAGAAAGTGCAGAAGCTGATAGACGAGCTGAAATCGCTTGGAATAATAATAAGGAGCTTCAATGAGGTTAGGCTTACGGCAACGACGTCGGTTCTTCTGATTGGCCATTTAATACACACCGACATCAGCGACACGATAAGCAGCATAGACGTTGATGGTGAGGCTGAGTGTGTGGAGATGCACGTCAGCATGCCTGAGATATCCGGCCCCTCGACTGCAATAATAACGATCTCCGCCTCGGGAAAGGAGAAGCTGAAGGAGGCGGTGGAAAAGCTTAAGGAGGTCTGCAGAAAGAAGGAAATAATTCTGATTGAGCCGGTCAACGAGGAGCTTGTATGA
- the ilvE gene encoding branched-chain-amino-acid transaminase, translating into MLYVYMDGEFVPENEAKVSIFDHGFLYGDGVFEGIRAYNGRVFRLKEHIDRLYDSAKAIDLEIPITKEEFMEIILETLRKNNLRDAYIRPIVTRGIGDLGLDPRKCQNPSIIVITKPWGKLYGDLYEKGLTAITVAVRRNSFDALPPNIKSLNYLNNILAKIEANAKGGDEAIFLDRNGYVSEGSGDNIFVVKNGAITTPPTINNLRGITREAVIEIINRLGIPFKETNIGLYDLYTADEVFVTGTAAEIAPIVVIDGRKIGDGKPGEITRKLMEEFSKLTESEGVPIYE; encoded by the coding sequence ATGCTGTACGTTTATATGGATGGTGAGTTCGTACCGGAAAATGAAGCGAAGGTGAGCATCTTCGACCACGGCTTTCTTTACGGGGATGGCGTTTTTGAGGGGATAAGGGCCTACAACGGGAGAGTCTTCAGGTTAAAAGAGCACATAGACCGGCTTTACGATTCGGCAAAGGCCATCGACCTCGAAATACCAATAACAAAGGAGGAGTTCATGGAGATAATCCTGGAAACGCTCAGGAAAAACAACCTCAGAGATGCTTACATCAGACCAATAGTGACGAGGGGGATTGGAGACCTCGGGCTTGATCCGAGAAAGTGCCAGAATCCGTCGATAATAGTCATAACAAAGCCGTGGGGGAAGCTCTACGGGGACCTCTACGAGAAGGGGCTTACGGCGATCACCGTTGCCGTGAGAAGGAACTCCTTCGACGCGCTCCCGCCAAACATAAAGTCGCTCAACTACCTGAACAACATTCTGGCAAAGATAGAGGCAAACGCTAAGGGAGGGGACGAGGCCATATTCCTCGACAGAAACGGCTACGTTTCGGAGGGGAGCGGAGACAACATTTTCGTGGTGAAAAATGGAGCTATCACAACCCCACCGACGATAAACAACCTGAGGGGAATTACGAGGGAAGCTGTGATAGAGATAATAAACAGGTTAGGAATACCCTTCAAGGAGACGAACATAGGCCTCTACGACCTCTACACGGCAGACGAGGTTTTCGTAACCGGCACCGCTGCTGAAATTGCGCCTATTGTTGTTATCGACGGCAGAAAAATCGGAGACGGAAAGCCCGGAGAGATTACGAGAAAGCTAATGGAGGAGTTCAGCAAGCTCACCGAAAGCGAAGGCGTACCAATATATGAGTGA